One window of the Paenibacillus beijingensis genome contains the following:
- the sigF gene encoding RNA polymerase sporulation sigma factor SigF, with amino-acid sequence MDVDLKQTAQPYLEDAEVKRLIALSQTGDTLARDTLVQCNIRLVWSVVQRFMNRGYEPEDLFQIGCIGLLKSVDKFDLSYDVKFSTYAVPMIIGEIQRFLRDDGTLKVSRSLKETANKVRKAKDELSKTLGRLPTVGEVAEFLGLTPEDVVFAQEANKPPTSIHETVFENDGDPITLMDQIADDSQERWFDKLALSEAIGGLSERERLIVYLRYYRDQTQSEVAGRLGISQVQVSRLEKKILQSIKDQIAQ; translated from the coding sequence ATGGATGTGGATTTGAAACAAACCGCTCAGCCCTATCTTGAGGATGCGGAAGTGAAGCGCCTGATCGCGCTGAGCCAAACCGGCGATACGCTCGCCCGCGATACGCTCGTCCAGTGCAACATCCGTCTTGTATGGTCGGTTGTGCAGCGGTTTATGAACCGGGGCTACGAACCGGAAGACTTGTTCCAAATCGGCTGTATCGGGCTGCTTAAATCGGTCGACAAGTTCGATCTTTCCTATGATGTCAAGTTTTCCACCTACGCGGTGCCGATGATCATCGGGGAAATCCAACGGTTTTTGCGCGACGACGGAACGCTGAAAGTAAGCCGGTCTCTTAAGGAGACGGCGAACAAGGTGCGCAAGGCGAAGGACGAGCTGTCCAAGACGCTCGGCAGGCTGCCCACCGTCGGCGAGGTGGCTGAATTTCTCGGTTTGACGCCGGAGGATGTCGTGTTCGCCCAGGAAGCGAACAAGCCGCCGACTTCCATTCACGAAACGGTGTTCGAAAATGACGGCGACCCGATCACGCTGATGGACCAGATCGCCGACGATTCGCAGGAGCGGTGGTTCGACAAGCTGGCGCTCAGTGAGGCGATCGGCGGACTGTCGGAGAGGGAGCGACTGATCGTCTATTTACGATATTACCGCGATCAGACGCAGTCGGAGGTCGCCGGTCGCCTCGGCATTTCGCAGGTGCAGGTGTCGCGGCTGGAGAAAAAAATATTGCAGTCCATTAAAGACCAAATCGCCCAATAG
- the spoIIAB gene encoding anti-sigma F factor produces MNTPQAANVMKLVFSARSENEAFARVAVAAFVSQLDPTMNELNDLKTVVSEAVTNAIIHGYDNDSAGMVTIEGVIENDTVSLTISDEGRGIEDLEMARQPLYTSKPELERSGMGFTIMENFMDRFEVTSEPGKGTKIAMLKRIESKKALYN; encoded by the coding sequence ATGAACACTCCGCAAGCTGCCAATGTAATGAAGCTGGTCTTCAGCGCCCGTTCGGAGAACGAAGCGTTCGCCCGCGTTGCGGTCGCCGCCTTCGTGTCCCAGCTGGACCCGACGATGAATGAGCTGAACGATCTGAAAACGGTTGTTTCGGAGGCGGTAACCAATGCGATCATTCACGGATACGACAACGACAGCGCCGGCATGGTCACGATCGAGGGCGTCATTGAGAACGATACGGTCAGTCTTACGATATCGGATGAAGGCCGCGGAATTGAAGATCTGGAGATGGCCAGGCAGCCGCTGTACACTTCCAAGCCGGAACTGGAAAGATCGGGTATGGGCTTTACGATAATGGAAAATTTTATGGACCGTTTCGAGGTTACGAGCGAGCCCGGAAAAGGAACGAAAATTGCCATGCTGAAGCGCATTGAATCAAAAAAAGCGCTTTACAACTAG
- the spoIIAA gene encoding anti-sigma F factor antagonist, with amino-acid sequence MSLRVELEHRRSVLIVRLHGELDHHTADKVRYQMEDAIMRGDSSHVILSLKGLEFMDSSGLGVILGRYKLLKNKGGKMVVCDVSPGVHRLFELSGLFKIMPIYDNERLALTSLEVAL; translated from the coding sequence ATGAGTCTTCGGGTTGAACTGGAGCATCGCCGCAGCGTGCTGATCGTCCGTCTCCACGGCGAACTGGACCATCATACCGCCGATAAGGTCCGTTACCAGATGGAAGACGCCATCATGAGGGGGGACAGCTCCCACGTCATTCTCAGTTTGAAGGGGCTGGAGTTCATGGACAGCTCAGGTCTTGGCGTCATTCTGGGAAGGTATAAACTGCTGAAAAATAAAGGCGGCAAAATGGTTGTCTGCGATGTCAGTCCCGGTGTGCACCGGCTGTTTGAGCTGTCAGGCTTATTCAAAATCATGCCGATTTACGACAACGAGCGCTTGGCGCTTACAAGTTTGGAGGTCGCGCTATGA
- a CDS encoding D-alanyl-D-alanine carboxypeptidase family protein, producing MPGAAWAEEPQQAKQPGSGGAAGPDLAPSAKSAIVIDADSGTVIYEKNSHDKLPPASITKIMTMLLAMEALDDGKIKLTDMISTSEYAASMGGSQIFLEPGEEMSVDDILKGVAMASGNDASVALAEKIAGTEAEFVNMMNAKAKQLGLKDTRFANCNGLPAADHYSSAHDIAIMSMELLKHSEITKYTGKYQDYLRQSSKKPFWLVNTNKLVRFYSGADGLKTGYTSEAKFCLSATARRDNMRVIAVVMGEPNTKTRNAEVSGMFDYSFAQYTNYPVLKEGDPMGKVSIEKGHVPELELTAKHNYSILMKKGAEPKDIRHELKLDGKLKAPVRIGQPIGKLVVYRGNEVIKEFPVEAPVSVEKASWWKLFKRTCGSLFS from the coding sequence ATGCCGGGAGCGGCATGGGCCGAGGAACCGCAGCAAGCAAAGCAGCCCGGCTCCGGCGGAGCTGCCGGTCCCGATCTCGCTCCGTCCGCCAAGTCTGCAATTGTAATTGACGCCGACAGCGGAACGGTCATTTATGAAAAAAACAGCCACGATAAGCTGCCTCCCGCCAGTATTACAAAAATTATGACGATGCTGCTCGCGATGGAAGCGCTGGACGACGGCAAGATCAAATTGACCGATATGATATCCACCAGCGAATATGCCGCTTCAATGGGCGGCTCCCAGATTTTCCTTGAGCCCGGCGAAGAAATGAGCGTCGACGATATTCTCAAAGGAGTCGCCATGGCATCGGGCAACGATGCGTCGGTGGCGCTCGCGGAGAAGATCGCGGGGACGGAAGCGGAGTTCGTCAATATGATGAACGCGAAGGCGAAGCAGCTGGGGCTGAAGGATACCCGATTCGCCAACTGCAACGGACTGCCGGCTGCCGATCATTATTCCTCGGCGCATGACATCGCCATCATGTCGATGGAACTGCTGAAGCACTCCGAAATTACGAAATATACCGGTAAATATCAGGATTATTTGCGCCAATCCAGCAAGAAGCCGTTTTGGCTCGTCAATACGAACAAGCTGGTCCGCTTCTACAGCGGTGCCGACGGGCTGAAAACGGGATATACAAGCGAGGCGAAATTTTGCCTGTCGGCGACCGCGCGCCGCGACAATATGAGAGTTATCGCCGTCGTAATGGGAGAACCGAATACAAAGACGCGCAATGCGGAAGTGTCGGGCATGTTTGATTACTCCTTCGCCCAATACACCAATTACCCGGTATTAAAGGAGGGCGATCCGATGGGTAAGGTATCGATCGAGAAAGGGCATGTTCCCGAGCTTGAGCTTACCGCGAAGCATAACTACAGCATTTTGATGAAAAAAGGCGCCGAACCCAAAGATATCCGTCATGAGCTGAAGCTGGACGGGAAGCTGAAGGCTCCGGTTCGCATCGGGCAGCCGATCGGCAAGCTTGTCGTCTACCGGGGCAACGAGGTGATCAAGGAGTTTCCGGTCGAGGCGCCCGTCTCGGTTGAAAAAGCAAGCTGGTGGAAGCTGTTCAAGCGCACTTGCGGAAGCCTGTTCTCATGA
- a CDS encoding GNAT family N-acetyltransferase, which yields MFKTIERCSLHAWPALQTTCEDGWLLRFAEGYTKRANSVNAFDSGNEADLAAKIAAFEKRYADAGLDSVFKITPFVPESLDTELARQGYTVVEPSCVQLLDGLDQIGEPKLPDVNMQRDLSPEWLRLVSAMSGLSGKQAEVMQRMLASSELTTGYFVLSHLSVPVACGIGVVEGEYVGLFDIVTAKQYRNRGYAEQLILHILKWGKSCGASKSYVQVVESNAPAMRLYEKLKYKQIYPYWYRVKTIAQIEEEQKPAAAWKEWLSRFPSIQSKTVSS from the coding sequence ATGTTTAAAACAATCGAACGGTGTTCCCTGCATGCCTGGCCGGCACTGCAGACGACCTGCGAAGACGGCTGGCTTTTGCGCTTTGCCGAAGGATATACGAAACGCGCCAACTCAGTCAACGCATTCGATTCCGGTAACGAAGCGGATTTGGCCGCCAAAATTGCAGCTTTCGAAAAACGATACGCCGATGCGGGATTGGATTCCGTGTTTAAAATAACGCCGTTTGTTCCGGAATCGCTCGATACGGAGCTTGCGCGACAAGGATATACCGTTGTGGAGCCGTCGTGCGTTCAATTGCTGGACGGCCTGGATCAAATCGGGGAACCGAAATTGCCGGATGTGAACATGCAGCGGGATTTAAGTCCGGAATGGCTGCGCCTTGTGTCCGCGATGAGCGGCCTGTCCGGGAAACAGGCGGAGGTCATGCAGCGGATGCTGGCGTCCTCCGAGCTGACGACGGGCTACTTTGTTTTGTCGCACCTGTCGGTTCCGGTAGCTTGCGGGATCGGCGTCGTCGAAGGAGAATACGTCGGATTATTCGATATCGTAACCGCCAAGCAATACCGCAACCGGGGTTACGCGGAACAATTGATTCTTCATATCTTGAAGTGGGGCAAATCGTGCGGAGCATCCAAAAGCTATGTGCAGGTTGTGGAGTCTAACGCGCCGGCGATGAGACTGTACGAGAAACTGAAATATAAACAGATCTATCCTTACTGGTACCGGGTTAAAACGATTGCACAGATCGAGGAGGAACAGAAGCCTGCCGCCGCCTGGAAGGAATGGTTAAGCCGATTTCCGTCCATACAAAGCAAAACGGTCTCTTCCTGA
- a CDS encoding pyrimidine-nucleoside phosphorylase has protein sequence MRMVDLIHKKRNGGELTAAEIQTIIDGYCRGDIPDYQMSAWAMAVYFQGMTPVETANLTLAIAESGDTVDLSQIPGVKADKHSTGGVGDKTTLILGPIVAAAGIPVAKMSGRGLGHTGGTIDKLESIAGFRTELTQEQFFRQVNEIGLAVIGQSGNLTPADKKLYALRDVTATVESIPLIASSVMSKKIAAGADAIVLDVKTGSGAFMKTVEQSEELAHAMVEIGTEVGRNTAAVISDMDQPLGFAVGNALEVAEAVATLQGKGPEDLTELCVELAAHMTVLAGKAADIYEAKKLVRELLASGAALAKFRQFVAAQGGDDAFVDDLRRLPQAEYVFAAKSPAEGYIGAIDAEELGIAAMMLGAGRATKDDTIDHAVGIVLNLKVGDRVAAGEALARVHAAAPESEPAVRQALERLLGAFTITPEPPKLRPLVLSVVTAAGTERTAAQ, from the coding sequence ATGCGCATGGTCGATTTGATCCACAAGAAGAGAAACGGCGGCGAGCTGACCGCTGCGGAAATACAAACGATCATTGACGGGTATTGCCGCGGGGACATTCCGGATTATCAAATGTCCGCATGGGCGATGGCCGTCTATTTTCAAGGAATGACACCGGTCGAAACCGCAAATTTAACGCTGGCGATCGCGGAATCCGGAGATACGGTCGATTTATCGCAGATACCGGGCGTTAAAGCGGACAAGCATTCGACGGGAGGTGTCGGCGACAAGACGACGCTCATCCTCGGTCCTATTGTGGCGGCGGCCGGCATTCCGGTAGCCAAAATGTCCGGGCGGGGCCTCGGGCATACCGGCGGCACGATCGACAAGCTGGAGTCGATCGCCGGCTTCCGGACGGAGCTGACGCAGGAGCAGTTTTTCCGGCAGGTAAACGAGATCGGCCTCGCCGTCATTGGACAGAGCGGCAACTTGACTCCTGCCGACAAGAAGCTGTACGCGCTGCGCGACGTGACCGCGACGGTGGAATCGATTCCGCTTATCGCCAGTTCGGTCATGAGCAAGAAGATCGCCGCCGGCGCGGATGCCATCGTGCTGGATGTAAAGACCGGAAGCGGAGCATTTATGAAAACGGTGGAGCAGTCGGAAGAGCTTGCGCACGCGATGGTCGAAATCGGCACCGAGGTCGGACGCAACACGGCCGCCGTCATTAGCGATATGGACCAGCCGCTCGGCTTTGCGGTCGGCAATGCGCTTGAAGTGGCGGAGGCGGTGGCGACGTTGCAGGGGAAGGGACCCGAAGACTTGACGGAGCTGTGCGTTGAGCTGGCAGCCCACATGACGGTGCTCGCCGGCAAGGCGGCGGATATTTACGAAGCGAAGAAGCTGGTCCGGGAGCTGCTTGCAAGCGGCGCGGCACTTGCGAAGTTCCGCCAGTTCGTCGCCGCGCAGGGCGGCGATGACGCTTTCGTTGACGATTTGCGGCGGCTGCCGCAGGCGGAGTATGTTTTTGCGGCGAAATCGCCCGCCGAAGGTTATATCGGCGCGATCGACGCCGAAGAGCTCGGCATTGCGGCAATGATGCTCGGCGCAGGCCGCGCGACGAAAGACGATACGATCGATCATGCGGTCGGCATCGTGCTGAATTTGAAAGTCGGCGATCGCGTTGCGGCCGGCGAAGCGCTGGCCCGCGTTCACGCGGCTGCTCCGGAGAGCGAGCCTGCCGTGCGTCAAGCGCTGGAACGGTTGCTGGGCGCGTTTACCATAACGCCGGAGCCGCCTAAGCTGCGCCCGCTCGTGCTGTCGGTTGTAACGGCGGCGGGAACCGAGCGGACGGCCGCGCAGTAG
- a CDS encoding aspartyl-phosphate phosphatase Spo0E family protein encodes MDKKLHLQIERLRGQMVNEAMLHNTMLHQKVLHLSQRLDMLIVRVQAEQLASRAGGEEEATRG; translated from the coding sequence ATGGATAAAAAGCTGCATTTACAAATTGAACGGCTGCGCGGCCAAATGGTCAATGAAGCGATGCTGCACAATACGATGCTGCATCAGAAAGTGCTGCATCTCAGCCAAAGGCTGGACATGCTTATCGTCCGTGTACAGGCGGAGCAGCTTGCTTCCCGTGCAGGCGGCGAGGAAGAGGCAACTAGGGGGTAG
- a CDS encoding purine-nucleoside phosphorylase, whose protein sequence is MNPLNATHIQEAAQFIASRTGDKPEVGLIMGSGLGMLGDYIEGAVTIPYEEIPHFPISTVEGHAGELMIGKLAGRSVVLMRGRFHMYEGYGPELTSFPVRVMKALGVAKLLVTNAAGGINTEYEAGDLMLISDHINLTGRNPLVGPNDNELGVRFPDMSEAYSRRLRAIARSTAEDQGFTLREGVYLAVIGPSFETPAEIRMMRIMGADAVGMSTVPEVIAARHSGLEVIGISCITNMAAGILDQPLSHTEVIETTERVKTLFINYVNALIPQL, encoded by the coding sequence ATGAATCCATTAAATGCGACACACATTCAGGAAGCGGCGCAATTTATTGCTTCCCGCACGGGGGACAAGCCTGAGGTCGGACTCATTATGGGTTCCGGTCTCGGGATGTTAGGCGATTACATAGAAGGCGCCGTTACGATTCCGTATGAGGAGATCCCCCATTTCCCGATATCGACGGTGGAAGGCCATGCCGGAGAGCTGATGATCGGCAAATTGGCGGGACGGTCCGTCGTATTGATGCGCGGCCGCTTCCATATGTATGAAGGCTACGGGCCGGAACTGACGTCGTTTCCGGTGCGGGTCATGAAAGCGCTCGGCGTGGCGAAACTGCTCGTGACGAATGCGGCGGGCGGCATCAACACCGAATACGAAGCGGGCGATCTGATGCTCATTTCCGATCATATTAACTTGACCGGTCGCAACCCGCTAGTCGGCCCTAACGACAACGAGCTCGGCGTCCGTTTCCCGGACATGTCCGAAGCGTACAGCAGAAGGCTTCGCGCCATTGCCCGCAGCACGGCGGAAGATCAAGGCTTCACGCTGCGCGAAGGCGTCTATCTTGCGGTGATCGGCCCTTCTTTCGAGACGCCTGCGGAAATCCGCATGATGCGCATCATGGGGGCGGATGCCGTCGGGATGTCGACCGTTCCCGAGGTGATAGCGGCCCGCCACAGCGGTCTTGAAGTGATCGGCATTTCCTGTATTACGAACATGGCCGCAGGCATCCTGGATCAACCGTTGTCGCATACGGAAGTGATTGAGACGACGGAGCGTGTTAAAACGCTGTTTATCAACTATGTCAATGCTCTTATTCCGCAGCTGTAG
- a CDS encoding phosphopentomutase: MPDVHDIIAERVKPLRFDRIALIVLDSAGIGEMPDAPKFGDAGAHTIGHIIERVKDLSLPNMRALGLDRIAELPGWEPKGTAAGYYGKMAEASVGKDTMTGHWELAGLKVTVPFRTFPDGFPAELIEAFEQQTGRKVIGNKPASGTEIMDELGEEQLRTGAWIVYTSADSVFQIAANEDIIPPQELYRACEIARELTLDPQYAVGRVIARPFTGKPGTFKRTSGRHDYAVKPPEPTVLNALEQAGFDVIAVGKINDIFSGEGITAAAPTVSNEDGIEKTASLLESPFRGLLFTNLVDFDSLYGHRRDPEGYGRALEAFDRALPDLLKRLQPRDLLIVTADHGNDPVHTGTDHTREYVPLLIAGPSLKQAGPLGIRTTFADVGATIADNFGVPGTGNGTSMLPLLK, translated from the coding sequence ATGCCAGATGTACATGACATAATTGCTGAGAGGGTGAAGCCTTTGCGTTTTGACCGTATTGCCCTGATTGTACTGGATAGTGCAGGAATTGGAGAAATGCCCGACGCGCCTAAGTTCGGCGATGCCGGGGCTCACACCATCGGCCATATTATCGAACGCGTGAAGGATCTTTCGCTGCCGAATATGAGGGCGCTCGGACTCGACCGGATCGCCGAGCTGCCGGGCTGGGAACCGAAAGGAACCGCTGCCGGTTATTACGGCAAAATGGCCGAAGCATCCGTCGGCAAAGACACGATGACCGGACATTGGGAGTTGGCCGGCCTGAAAGTGACGGTTCCGTTCCGTACCTTTCCGGACGGTTTCCCGGCGGAGCTGATCGAAGCGTTCGAGCAGCAGACCGGGCGCAAAGTGATCGGCAACAAGCCGGCAAGCGGCACGGAAATTATGGACGAGCTGGGGGAAGAGCAGCTGCGCACCGGCGCCTGGATCGTGTATACCTCCGCCGACAGCGTGTTTCAGATCGCCGCAAACGAAGACATCATTCCGCCCCAGGAGCTGTACCGGGCGTGCGAAATCGCGCGCGAGCTGACGCTCGATCCGCAGTATGCGGTCGGACGCGTGATCGCGAGGCCTTTTACCGGCAAGCCGGGAACGTTCAAGCGAACATCGGGCCGCCATGACTACGCGGTCAAGCCGCCCGAGCCGACGGTGCTGAATGCGCTCGAGCAGGCCGGATTCGATGTGATCGCCGTCGGCAAAATCAACGATATTTTCAGCGGGGAAGGCATCACGGCCGCCGCTCCTACCGTCAGCAACGAAGACGGCATCGAGAAGACCGCTTCGCTTTTGGAATCGCCGTTCCGCGGTCTGCTCTTTACGAATCTGGTCGATTTCGATTCGTTGTATGGGCACCGCCGCGATCCGGAAGGATACGGCCGCGCGCTGGAAGCGTTCGACCGCGCGCTGCCGGATCTGCTGAAGAGGCTGCAGCCGCGCGATCTGCTGATCGTGACGGCGGATCACGGCAACGATCCCGTTCATACGGGCACCGATCATACGCGCGAATACGTGCCGCTGCTTATTGCGGGCCCTTCGCTGAAACAAGCGGGACCGCTCGGCATTCGAACGACGTTTGCGGATGTAGGCGCGACAATCGCCGATAATTTCGGGGTACCGGGTACAGGCAACGGAACGAGCATGCTGCCGCTGTTGAAATAA
- the xerD gene encoding site-specific tyrosine recombinase XerD — MDVNLQSYLSFLAEEKNVSGSTLDAYRRDLTSLLSFFREQGVEDLAAVNKHHLLRYMAQLRSKGRKGSTLSRRTVSIRSFFRYLIREGIVDKDPSVYVESPKLEPKPPKVLSQEEAEVLMNAPRAETPAGLRDKAMLELLYATGIRVTELVSLDMEHLDLALGYIRCTAPGSKERIVPVGKIAADAVTAYIERGRNSLLAAGSDKQSDADRRALFLNHSGTRLSRQGFWKMVKNYAREAGIRDGEHITPHTLRHSFAAHLIGNGADLRAVQEMMGHADIATTQLYVSVARPRVKEVYDRTHPRSGKN; from the coding sequence ATGGACGTAAACCTGCAATCGTATCTTTCTTTTTTGGCGGAAGAAAAAAATGTTTCCGGAAGCACGCTTGATGCTTACCGTCGCGACTTAACCTCTCTGCTGTCTTTTTTCAGGGAACAGGGAGTGGAGGACCTCGCCGCGGTCAACAAACATCATTTGCTGCGATATATGGCCCAGCTGCGCAGCAAAGGGCGCAAAGGTTCGACGCTTTCCAGGCGGACCGTCTCGATCCGGTCTTTTTTTCGTTATTTGATTCGCGAGGGAATCGTCGATAAAGATCCGTCCGTTTACGTGGAATCGCCCAAGCTGGAGCCCAAACCTCCGAAGGTGCTGTCCCAGGAGGAAGCGGAGGTGCTGATGAACGCGCCGAGAGCCGAAACTCCGGCCGGACTTCGCGACAAAGCGATGCTGGAGCTGCTGTATGCGACCGGCATCCGGGTGACGGAGCTCGTTTCCCTCGATATGGAGCACCTGGATTTGGCGCTCGGATATATCCGCTGCACCGCGCCCGGCTCCAAAGAGCGGATCGTCCCGGTAGGAAAGATTGCCGCCGATGCGGTGACGGCATATATCGAGCGCGGCAGGAACAGCCTGCTGGCGGCCGGTTCGGACAAGCAGAGCGATGCCGACAGGCGGGCGCTGTTCTTGAACCATAGCGGAACGCGGCTGTCGCGCCAAGGATTTTGGAAAATGGTGAAAAATTATGCGCGCGAAGCCGGTATCCGGGATGGCGAACATATTACGCCGCATACGCTGCGCCATTCCTTCGCGGCACATCTGATCGGGAACGGGGCCGACCTGCGCGCGGTCCAGGAAATGATGGGGCACGCGGACATCGCGACGACCCAGCTTTATGTGAGCGTGGCCCGGCCGCGCGTGAAGGAAGTGTATGACCGGACGCATCCCCGCTCCGGCAAAAACTGA
- a CDS encoding DUF4227 family protein — protein MIVSLRTWLRRLLFVIVFIVLTFLAFGGYRWAALLIAPMDPYKTPEGGAVKVFHRHVAPQEGGSIADRLRWFYWYGE, from the coding sequence ATGATCGTGTCGCTGCGAACTTGGTTACGCCGGCTGCTGTTTGTGATCGTTTTTATTGTGCTGACGTTTTTAGCGTTTGGAGGATACCGCTGGGCCGCCCTGCTGATCGCGCCGATGGACCCTTACAAGACGCCTGAAGGCGGCGCGGTGAAAGTGTTCCATCGCCATGTCGCGCCTCAGGAGGGCGGTTCGATCGCGGACAGGCTGCGGTGGTTTTATTGGTACGGGGAATAA
- a CDS encoding S8 family peptidase, which produces MKELVRTVCRYARKKAGAHTERHLIVMNSAEGYDRLLRGLREAGITPLKAIRGSRMICCYLDRRSNLKSLRKHSHIKSLEKDVRVRALALNTATAVKITDPRRASARQSLAFNPRITWNISRVQAPAAWLRTRGSGIRLAIIDTGIAAHPDLHVRGGTNTIGGRSFRDDNGHGTHVAGIAAGLGRTGMPAGVAPRASLYAVKALNRNGFGNISDIVEGIDWCIRNRMDVINMSFGLQGELQGTALHDSIIRAKRRGIVLVAPAGNNGPNNRIIDLPARYPETIAVASSSIEDRIDGFSSRGAGIDLSAPGRNIVSTWLGRGYAISSGTSMASPHVAGGAALLRAKYPQLLPDGVRLMLRSRARKLPGFSARAQGAGLLQLASIAESRANDRSK; this is translated from the coding sequence ATGAAGGAACTTGTGCGGACGGTATGCCGATACGCCCGTAAGAAAGCGGGCGCGCATACGGAGCGCCATCTGATCGTGATGAACAGCGCCGAAGGCTACGACCGGTTGCTTAGAGGGCTCCGGGAGGCGGGCATCACTCCTTTGAAAGCGATTCGGGGGAGCAGAATGATCTGTTGTTACTTGGATCGCAGAAGTAATTTAAAATCTCTGCGGAAACATTCGCATATCAAATCGCTCGAAAAAGATGTCCGGGTGCGGGCACTTGCCTTGAACACCGCAACCGCTGTCAAGATTACCGATCCCCGCAGGGCTTCCGCCCGGCAGTCGCTTGCTTTTAACCCGCGCATAACATGGAATATCAGCCGGGTTCAGGCGCCGGCCGCCTGGTTGCGCACCCGCGGAAGCGGCATCCGCCTGGCGATTATCGACACGGGAATCGCTGCTCATCCCGATCTGCACGTAAGGGGCGGCACGAATACGATCGGCGGCAGGTCGTTCCGCGACGACAACGGTCACGGCACTCATGTTGCGGGAATAGCGGCGGGGCTTGGCCGCACCGGGATGCCGGCCGGCGTCGCTCCCCGCGCTTCGCTGTATGCGGTGAAGGCGCTGAATCGCAACGGTTTCGGTAATATTAGCGACATTGTGGAAGGAATTGACTGGTGCATCCGCAACCGGATGGACGTCATTAATATGAGCTTCGGTCTTCAAGGCGAGCTTCAAGGAACGGCCCTTCATGACAGCATTATCCGGGCCAAACGGAGAGGCATCGTTCTCGTAGCCCCAGCCGGAAACAACGGACCAAACAACCGGATAATCGACTTGCCGGCGCGATATCCCGAAACGATCGCTGTCGCTTCTTCCTCCATTGAAGACCGGATCGACGGCTTCAGCAGCCGCGGAGCCGGAATCGATCTTTCCGCTCCCGGCCGCAATATCGTTTCCACCTGGCTTGGTCGCGGCTACGCAATCAGCTCCGGAACGAGTATGGCCTCCCCCCATGTCGCGGGCGGGGCGGCTTTATTGCGGGCCAAATATCCGCAGCTGCTGCCGGACGGCGTCCGTCTTATGCTGCGCAGCCGGGCGCGCAAGCTCCCCGGTTTCTCAGCCCGCGCCCAGGGAGCGGGACTGCTGCAGCTCGCATCGATCGCAGAAAGCCGCGCAAACGACCGCAGCAAGTAG
- a CDS encoding Fur family transcriptional regulator, protein MEARIDKIKQQLQSQGYKLTPQREATVRVLLENEEDHLSAEDVFMLVKDKAPEIGLATVYRTLELLSELHVVEKLNFGDGVARYDLRTDSSKHHHHHLICVQCGTMDEIKEDWLGPLEERLEREFGFTVLDHRLDFQGICKRCREKNDNAKSTE, encoded by the coding sequence TTGGAAGCCCGGATTGATAAAATCAAACAACAACTCCAGTCGCAGGGCTATAAGTTAACCCCGCAGCGAGAAGCCACCGTAAGGGTACTGCTTGAAAATGAAGAGGATCATCTCAGTGCCGAGGACGTATTTATGCTGGTTAAGGATAAAGCCCCCGAAATCGGACTGGCTACCGTATACCGGACGCTGGAGCTCTTAAGCGAGCTGCACGTCGTAGAGAAGCTTAACTTCGGCGACGGCGTCGCCCGTTACGATTTGCGTACGGACAGCAGCAAACATCATCATCATCATTTAATTTGCGTACAATGCGGCACAATGGATGAAATTAAGGAAGACTGGCTCGGACCGCTTGAAGAACGTCTTGAACGGGAGTTCGGTTTTACGGTTCTCGACCACCGTCTCGACTTTCAAGGCATTTGCAAACGATGCCGGGAAAAGAACGATAACGCCAAATCAACCGAATAA